The following proteins are encoded in a genomic region of Sorangiineae bacterium MSr12523:
- a CDS encoding DUF839 domain-containing protein gives MIPSSRRVARVRALSVTVCTAVGVAMLVAACGDDGSTGAPGQNGANGANGEAGAPGQNGNNGQPGKGAGALLFSEVQTATTDTDKRAVLGIKSAKVNGADVNIGYHTELRSRAALGSGVYGRLVAKDGTPLTNADHSEVISPSNDFSSILPVGDKLWEITHFETVPAAMYLTELKQGTDGNLTAVSTKPVDFAGVDGLWTPCAGSVSPWGTHLGSEEYPPDARPIETAATIADFKNDEIKEMLRYWKVDASTASADEARKVFHPYNYGYAVEIAVDAAGATTVKKHPAMGRRALELAYVMPDKKTVYLTDDGTNDVFSMFIADKPGDLSAGTLYAAQWFQTSPAGAPHGTAEIFWVDLGHATDAELLPLVATTKFSDLFEVAAPNAAAPFCPDGFTSVNTDSVAALECLKLKPGKEMLASRFETRRYAAYKGATTEFRKNEGMTFDPDTHTLFVSYSELNKGTEDGSSNDRGGPNHIKLARNDCGAVFALDVGPDSVLASDYVVHSASAFIEGISLKAAGATPYPPGSPYFGNTCAASGIANPDNLTFLPGYNTLIVGEDSGDGHQNDVAWAYNTNTRTLTRIFSTPYGSETTGAYWFPNVNGYGYLKMQVQHPYGESDKDKVPANSPERESYTGYIGPFPALTR, from the coding sequence GTGATTCCTTCTTCGAGGCGAGTGGCGCGCGTGCGCGCGCTGAGCGTGACGGTTTGCACGGCTGTGGGTGTGGCCATGCTGGTGGCGGCCTGCGGCGACGATGGATCGACGGGTGCGCCGGGTCAGAACGGCGCAAACGGCGCGAATGGCGAGGCGGGCGCGCCGGGCCAGAACGGAAACAATGGCCAGCCGGGCAAGGGTGCAGGCGCGCTCCTCTTCTCGGAGGTTCAGACCGCGACGACGGATACCGACAAGCGCGCGGTGCTGGGCATCAAGAGCGCGAAGGTCAACGGCGCCGACGTGAACATCGGCTACCACACCGAGCTTCGCTCGCGTGCGGCGCTGGGATCCGGCGTGTACGGACGGCTCGTGGCCAAAGACGGCACGCCGCTGACCAATGCGGATCACTCCGAGGTGATTTCGCCGTCGAACGACTTTTCCTCGATTCTTCCCGTGGGCGACAAGCTCTGGGAGATCACGCACTTCGAGACCGTGCCCGCCGCGATGTACCTCACGGAGCTGAAACAGGGCACCGATGGGAACCTGACCGCGGTGAGCACGAAGCCCGTGGATTTCGCGGGTGTCGACGGTCTGTGGACGCCGTGCGCGGGTTCGGTGAGCCCGTGGGGAACGCACCTCGGGAGCGAGGAGTATCCGCCGGATGCGCGGCCCATCGAGACGGCGGCCACGATTGCCGACTTCAAGAACGACGAAATCAAGGAGATGCTTCGCTATTGGAAGGTCGATGCCTCCACGGCGTCGGCCGACGAAGCACGCAAGGTCTTCCACCCGTACAACTATGGCTATGCGGTGGAGATCGCGGTGGACGCTGCCGGCGCGACGACGGTCAAGAAGCACCCTGCGATGGGGCGGCGCGCACTCGAATTGGCGTACGTCATGCCCGACAAGAAGACCGTGTACTTGACCGACGACGGCACGAACGACGTCTTTTCGATGTTCATCGCCGACAAGCCCGGCGATCTCAGTGCCGGAACGCTGTACGCCGCGCAGTGGTTCCAGACCAGCCCCGCGGGTGCCCCGCACGGTACGGCGGAGATCTTTTGGGTCGATCTCGGGCACGCCACGGATGCGGAGCTTTTGCCGCTCGTCGCGACGACGAAGTTTTCCGATCTGTTCGAGGTGGCGGCACCCAACGCGGCTGCGCCCTTCTGCCCCGATGGCTTCACCAGCGTGAACACCGATTCGGTGGCCGCGCTCGAGTGCCTCAAGTTGAAGCCGGGCAAGGAGATGCTCGCCTCGCGCTTCGAGACGCGACGCTACGCGGCCTACAAGGGCGCGACCACGGAGTTTCGCAAGAACGAGGGCATGACCTTCGATCCCGATACGCACACGTTGTTCGTGTCGTACAGCGAGCTCAATAAAGGTACGGAAGACGGCAGCAGCAACGACCGCGGCGGGCCAAATCACATCAAGTTGGCGCGGAACGATTGCGGCGCGGTGTTCGCGTTGGACGTGGGACCCGATTCGGTGCTGGCCAGCGATTACGTGGTGCACTCGGCGTCGGCGTTCATCGAGGGTATTTCGTTGAAGGCCGCCGGCGCAACGCCCTATCCGCCGGGAAGTCCGTATTTCGGCAATACGTGCGCGGCGAGCGGAATTGCCAATCCGGACAATCTGACGTTCTTGCCCGGGTACAACACGCTCATCGTCGGCGAGGACTCGGGCGACGGGCACCAGAACGACGTGGCGTGGGCGTACAACACGAACACGCGCACGTTGACGCGCATTTTCTCGACGCCCTATGGCTCCGAGACGACGGGCGCGTATTGGTTTCCCAATGTCAACGGGTACGGCTATCTGAAGATGCAAGTTCAGCACCCGTACGGCGAGTCGGACAAAGACAAGGTGCCGGCGAATTCGCCCGAGCGCGAATCGTATACCGGTTACATCGGGCCCTTCCCCGCGCTTACTCGGTGA
- a CDS encoding porin family protein: MRKALVAAVLSAATLFSVPALAADSDSRMAVGGDAMFVLPIGDFSDATGAQLGVLGRFGYRVIPQLEITGRAGYIYGFSKSTEVGPVKSDVGASVIPLWGGARYFFFEHTPTAGPYAGAELGFNFINYRASVSGAGVADVDGDKSYTRFGFSAFGGYVISPDLPIDLRGQFIHYNLIGKGDESAAIGLGISVGYTYQL; the protein is encoded by the coding sequence ATGCGAAAAGCTCTCGTTGCAGCAGTTCTTTCGGCCGCCACCTTGTTCAGCGTTCCTGCGCTCGCCGCGGACTCGGACAGCAGAATGGCCGTCGGGGGTGACGCCATGTTCGTGCTCCCGATCGGAGATTTCTCCGATGCCACCGGGGCGCAACTCGGTGTTCTCGGTCGCTTTGGCTACCGAGTCATTCCGCAACTCGAGATCACGGGGCGCGCCGGCTACATCTATGGATTCTCGAAGTCTACCGAGGTCGGACCGGTCAAAAGCGATGTCGGCGCTTCGGTGATTCCGCTTTGGGGTGGTGCACGCTACTTCTTCTTCGAACACACCCCGACCGCCGGTCCATACGCTGGTGCGGAGCTTGGATTCAACTTCATCAATTACCGCGCAAGTGTTTCTGGGGCGGGAGTGGCCGATGTCGATGGCGACAAGTCGTACACCCGGTTTGGATTTAGCGCATTCGGCGGATATGTCATCAGCCCCGACCTGCCCATCGATCTTCGTGGGCAATTCATTCATTACAATTTAATCGGGAAAGGTGACGAATCCGCCGCGATCGGTCTCGGCATCAGCGTCGGGTATACGTATCAGCTGTAG
- a CDS encoding VWA domain-containing protein, translated as MRRIAMKVMGVLLLAGVNLAACGSDESTFGNGSGDGNGNGDGGGPGNGGGFGDGGVGGDGGGNLGQCATGESGTTRLPVYLDVILDGSRSMDGHGTPTTAVPCDDNPPPASGAATCFLKGRRQTDPEASGRTDRVCHDESQSINDCPAYRGLTGKKWIAARGALKAYFASQAQSSKLAIGLYLFSSTAPGTIGFDAMTAAQKKALQDKIAPGVWPSGGTPLYEAFTGSSGRDGGELARLANFQPKAPLEGGGKRVILLMTDGVPNPTSGSDSAATQAKIKDAVSKAVPNITTFVVGIGDPTDDPLVYDEKFLSQLAKVGGAAPDTCTADWDGANPGNTKPCHYQVTPGAKTADQIQNEIKAAIDNVALSLQSCELPLQNVSPGLDPNKVNVLYTPTGQPERLVKQNEGWTLDGARTKVTLTGQACNNLKADPGAKVRVIIGCATVVN; from the coding sequence ATGCGACGGATCGCGATGAAGGTGATGGGGGTGCTGCTGCTGGCCGGGGTCAATTTGGCCGCCTGCGGAAGTGACGAGTCGACCTTCGGCAACGGGTCGGGCGATGGGAATGGCAACGGCGACGGTGGCGGGCCTGGCAATGGCGGCGGTTTCGGCGACGGTGGCGTCGGCGGGGACGGCGGCGGAAATCTGGGGCAATGCGCCACGGGCGAAAGCGGTACCACGCGTCTTCCTGTCTACTTGGATGTCATCCTCGACGGTTCGCGAAGCATGGATGGCCACGGGACCCCGACGACGGCGGTGCCGTGCGACGACAATCCCCCTCCGGCATCCGGGGCCGCGACGTGCTTTCTCAAAGGAAGGCGCCAGACCGATCCCGAGGCGTCCGGGCGCACGGATCGGGTGTGCCACGACGAGAGCCAAAGCATCAACGATTGCCCCGCCTACCGGGGGTTGACCGGCAAGAAATGGATCGCCGCGCGCGGAGCGCTCAAAGCCTATTTCGCGAGCCAGGCCCAAAGCTCCAAGTTGGCAATTGGCCTCTACCTCTTCTCGAGCACGGCCCCAGGCACTATCGGCTTCGACGCCATGACGGCAGCGCAGAAGAAAGCGCTGCAAGACAAGATCGCCCCCGGCGTGTGGCCGAGCGGAGGCACGCCGTTGTACGAAGCCTTCACCGGCAGCAGTGGCCGCGACGGCGGAGAGCTCGCTCGTCTGGCGAATTTCCAACCGAAGGCGCCGCTCGAGGGCGGCGGCAAGCGCGTGATCCTGCTCATGACCGACGGCGTTCCCAACCCAACCAGCGGCAGCGATAGCGCAGCGACGCAGGCGAAGATCAAAGATGCCGTCAGCAAGGCGGTTCCGAACATCACCACCTTCGTCGTGGGCATCGGCGATCCGACGGACGATCCGCTCGTGTACGACGAGAAGTTCCTGAGCCAGCTCGCCAAGGTGGGCGGTGCCGCGCCCGATACGTGCACGGCCGATTGGGATGGTGCGAACCCGGGCAACACGAAGCCGTGCCACTACCAGGTGACGCCGGGCGCCAAAACGGCGGACCAGATCCAAAACGAGATCAAGGCGGCCATCGACAACGTGGCGCTTTCGCTCCAAAGCTGCGAGCTGCCGCTTCAAAACGTGAGTCCCGGTCTCGACCCGAACAAGGTGAATGTTCTCTACACACCGACGGGGCAGCCGGAGAGGCTGGTGAAGCAAAACGAGGGTTGGACCTTGGACGGCGCGCGCACGAAGGTGACGCTCACCGGCCAGGCCTGCAACAATTTGAAAGCGGACCCCGGGGCCAAGGTTCGTGTGATCATCGGCTGCGCGACCGTCGTCAACTGA
- a CDS encoding SDR family oxidoreductase, protein MKGTAMPSSDLNGKVALVTGGSRGLGAAIAKRLAAEGANVVLTYVGSEEKARAVAAEIEATGRRALAIRADSADPAAVVRAVEETVRAFGGIDILVNNAGIWMDGPLLEATIEDFNRIIAVNVRAVFVAAQAAARHMKSGSRIINIGSNLADRVHSPYMTLYSMSKSALVGLTKGMARDFGPSGISVSLISPGPTDTDMNPANGAHAEHQRSLMAIPVYGRADEVAGLVAYVASAEGRSANGAQWVIDGGVNA, encoded by the coding sequence ATGAAAGGGACTGCAATGCCGAGCTCGGACTTGAATGGGAAGGTGGCACTGGTAACGGGGGGAAGCCGCGGCCTAGGGGCGGCCATCGCGAAACGCCTTGCCGCAGAGGGCGCGAACGTGGTGCTCACCTATGTGGGCAGTGAGGAGAAGGCGCGCGCGGTCGCGGCGGAAATCGAAGCCACGGGCCGGCGTGCGCTGGCCATTCGCGCCGACAGTGCGGATCCGGCGGCGGTGGTGCGCGCGGTGGAGGAGACGGTGCGTGCGTTCGGGGGCATCGACATCCTGGTCAACAACGCGGGCATCTGGATGGACGGGCCCCTGCTCGAGGCCACGATCGAGGACTTCAATCGGATCATCGCCGTGAACGTGCGGGCCGTCTTCGTGGCCGCGCAAGCTGCGGCGCGGCACATGAAATCGGGGAGCCGCATCATCAACATCGGCAGCAACCTCGCCGACCGTGTGCACAGTCCGTACATGACGCTCTACTCGATGAGCAAATCGGCACTCGTGGGCCTGACCAAGGGCATGGCCCGCGATTTCGGCCCGAGTGGCATCAGCGTAAGCCTCATCTCCCCAGGCCCGACGGACACGGACATGAACCCGGCCAACGGTGCCCACGCGGAGCATCAGCGCAGCCTCATGGCCATTCCCGTCTACGGCCGCGCGGACGAGGTCGCGGGATTGGTGGCTTACGTTGCCAGCGCGGAGGGTCGCTCCGCGAATGGTGCCCAATGGGTGATCGATGGCGGCGTGAACGCCTGA
- a CDS encoding TetR/AcrR family transcriptional regulator has translation MAGRGRPRSFDRQQALETAMQVFWTKGYKGTSMADLTHALGINSPSLYAAFGSKEALFREAIELFSSSRQPYNVLNGLEEAPTVREGIEQMLRDTAMNFSQPASPGGCFITLAAIHKDCDELETDPIFEELRAMRAYPIERLRKRVARAIDEGELSPSVDPAAIASFYITFQQGMSLRARDGASREALLALAESAMRAWDALTRIP, from the coding sequence ATGGCCGGACGCGGTCGCCCGCGAAGTTTCGATCGGCAACAGGCGCTGGAAACGGCGATGCAGGTCTTCTGGACCAAGGGCTACAAAGGCACCTCGATGGCCGATCTCACGCACGCGCTCGGCATCAACTCGCCGAGCCTCTACGCCGCGTTCGGGAGCAAGGAGGCGCTCTTCCGGGAGGCCATCGAGCTCTTCTCGTCCAGCCGGCAACCCTACAACGTGTTGAACGGCCTCGAGGAGGCCCCCACCGTGCGCGAGGGCATCGAGCAGATGCTGCGGGACACCGCCATGAACTTCTCGCAACCCGCCTCGCCCGGCGGCTGCTTCATCACGTTGGCGGCCATCCACAAGGACTGCGACGAACTCGAGACCGATCCCATCTTCGAGGAACTGCGAGCGATGCGCGCCTACCCGATCGAGCGCCTTCGGAAGCGCGTCGCGCGCGCCATCGACGAAGGCGAGCTCTCACCCTCGGTGGATCCGGCGGCCATCGCGAGCTTCTACATCACCTTTCAGCAAGGGATGTCCCTTCGCGCCCGCGATGGAGCCTCGCGCGAAGCGCTTCTCGCGCTCGCAGAATCCGCAATGCGCGCCTGGGACGCGCTTACTCGTATTCCCTAA
- a CDS encoding amino acid permease, with protein MTAWDLMLLGVGAIIGAGILSALGTGLAGGFDVNFGVTRPAAGPALILSFVITAVACTFTGLCYAELASMIPASGSAYTYAYATLGELMAWIIGWDLLLEYAVSNVAIAISWGSYATSLLDGMGIHLPGWLTLDTRTMLQPASEYAAAHTGLGFGNQLTLFAQARAGTLDGTTVFSHWDALSGAPVIFGVPVGMNLLAMFITVVITALCVAGVRESVRTNSILVAIKVVLLLGVIAVGAFYVHPENFHPFMPNGWRGVQAGAAIIFFAFIGFDAVSTTAEECKQPEKDLPRGILGSLLICTVIYIGVCAVVAGMLRYTEYQNIADPIAHAFAAVGLNWVAGVVSVAAVIALAGALLVYQIAQPRIFMVMSRDRLLPPWFGVVSPKTKTPVNATLLTGVIVLLPAGFMNIDEIVELTNIGTLFAFALVCLGVLVLRVRRPDAPRRFRAPWIWVNAPLGILFCGWLSWGLPTHTWERFWIWLAVGLLFYFIYGARTPRGPANSPAK; from the coding sequence TTGACCGCCTGGGATCTGATGCTCCTCGGTGTTGGCGCGATCATTGGTGCAGGCATCCTTTCGGCCTTGGGTACGGGGCTCGCGGGTGGGTTCGACGTCAATTTTGGCGTCACTCGACCTGCAGCTGGCCCCGCGCTCATCCTGTCCTTCGTCATCACGGCGGTGGCCTGCACCTTTACTGGACTTTGCTACGCGGAGCTCGCAAGCATGATCCCCGCGTCCGGGTCGGCGTACACGTACGCGTACGCCACCTTGGGCGAGTTGATGGCTTGGATCATCGGCTGGGACCTCTTGCTCGAGTATGCCGTATCGAACGTGGCGATCGCCATCTCGTGGGGCAGCTACGCGACGTCGTTGCTCGATGGCATGGGGATTCATTTGCCGGGTTGGCTGACCCTCGATACCCGTACGATGCTTCAACCCGCCAGCGAATACGCGGCCGCCCACACGGGACTCGGCTTTGGTAATCAGCTGACGCTCTTCGCCCAGGCGCGGGCCGGCACACTGGATGGTACCACGGTGTTCTCGCATTGGGATGCGCTGTCGGGTGCGCCGGTGATTTTCGGCGTGCCCGTCGGCATGAACCTCCTGGCCATGTTCATCACGGTGGTGATCACCGCGCTCTGCGTCGCGGGGGTTCGTGAGTCCGTGCGCACCAACAGCATCCTGGTGGCCATCAAGGTCGTTCTGCTTTTGGGCGTCATCGCCGTGGGCGCCTTCTACGTGCACCCCGAGAATTTCCACCCCTTCATGCCGAATGGCTGGCGGGGCGTGCAGGCTGGCGCTGCGATCATCTTCTTCGCCTTCATCGGTTTCGACGCGGTCAGCACGACCGCCGAGGAGTGCAAGCAGCCGGAAAAAGACCTGCCACGGGGCATCCTGGGCAGCCTGCTGATCTGCACCGTGATCTACATTGGCGTCTGTGCCGTCGTGGCGGGCATGCTCCGCTACACCGAGTACCAGAACATCGCCGATCCCATCGCCCACGCGTTCGCCGCCGTGGGCCTGAACTGGGTCGCCGGCGTCGTCAGCGTGGCCGCCGTGATCGCCCTCGCGGGCGCGCTGCTGGTTTACCAGATTGCGCAGCCCCGCATTTTCATGGTCATGAGCCGTGATCGCCTTCTTCCCCCTTGGTTCGGCGTGGTGAGCCCCAAGACGAAGACCCCGGTGAATGCCACTTTGCTGACCGGTGTCATCGTTTTATTGCCCGCGGGATTCATGAACATCGACGAGATCGTCGAATTGACCAACATTGGAACCCTATTCGCCTTTGCCTTGGTCTGCTTGGGCGTGTTGGTCCTTCGCGTGCGCCGGCCCGATGCGCCGCGCCGCTTCCGCGCTCCCTGGATCTGGGTCAATGCGCCGCTGGGCATTCTGTTCTGCGGCTGGCTCTCCTGGGGCCTGCCCACCCACACGTGGGAGCGCTTCTGGATCTGGCTCGCGGTTGGGTTGCTCTTCTACTTCATCTATGGCGCTCGAACGCCGCGCGGCCCAGCCAACTCGCCCGCGAAATAG
- a CDS encoding protein kinase, with protein MTDIATHLLDTITAGTESATRAREAGTPRFLEVGDVVGGRYRIVELLGTGGTARVWLAEDAVEGHDVALKEIEAMPISAPDEVEESALMFRREFFAMRRLQHPFTLKVYDCGMLPSGNRYITMERVEGEDLRARVRDQPLDSSEAFGLLMRLAQTLAFIHARLFVHCDIKADNVRLFADGGIKLMDFGLMHQLGTPTMGRLWGTAAYIAPEWLSGGAIDGRADLYSLGVLGFFAVTGQHPFHGATVQELLRAHRETPPPDPASLRPDVDPELSRILLQLLAKDPTERFQSATELMAALASASDAIASEEPLAARASYLHVPTVVGRQKESAQLEQALHAAENGEARALFIAAPAGTGKSRLLSELELQAKLSDVAFAFGQCHAEGLAPLAPLKRALRLLLPITSADLIDSIREPLAPLLPPEYGAPEGERKVRAPAEEKLVVFEALSQWLSELAKNRRFVLCFEDLHWADDATVEHLNVIIRVLQGTHGLVCGTFRSDELTRLSPLYQPVFAGAAQILKLSPLSREHLRELVALALPGFVVPEAFVANLHAATHGNVFFATECLRALVEQGALRRLTGRWFAHADLAHVPLPSSIGDAIQSRLATLSPEQLEFLQRTAPAGRVLDMTLVRAAAELEDEKLFSALDDAVERQFLQYSGGQYHFTHDTVHKTIYDATPETDRRVHHGRIAEHLERTVGKTPEGARASGYHFARSLEPSRAIAPLLLASNHLLAHSGMLEGYRILKEAEALLENDPAYPNRTELQVSAWGKLIEVGYSSDTPASFFFAEKLFTYWSKAVDLDLGRDIVRSRTAAEAREAYREIPVRANMTAEEAFLKRAEYRILQSIALAIMGRTAEFQSVLAKADADGDKDSPFRAAAYVAKGGLTAHTGHFAGIVDEMMGHVQVLRKFHREKTAGPARLSWALAMGSYFLNMNLALMGKETDPHATADGMSVASEFGFIELRIYHLFSLLVRSSFIGDRSKFDPLYAEMNDWMRRLGNPSLPERNLAIYTPPYYLERCDVELATAIVQRGAYISEHVLPGDGWLKLYVAVYRGCLLVLRREYDAAYTALQEAIELARARGFRMETYALVHLSRLEKLRGRDTAAREAAELALARATDPLYANPFDEIIARRAMADVLPGAAGDRELELARDVASDSGNVLQHGVTLLTLAERRSCAHPGGACALLSLAQKYLTAAGASVWLERAAQLRGSWQ; from the coding sequence ATGACCGATATCGCGACCCACCTTCTGGACACCATCACGGCAGGCACCGAAAGTGCGACGCGCGCCCGTGAGGCTGGGACACCTCGATTTCTCGAGGTTGGTGACGTCGTGGGTGGGCGCTACCGCATCGTGGAGCTCCTTGGGACCGGCGGGACGGCCCGGGTGTGGCTGGCCGAGGACGCGGTCGAGGGGCACGACGTGGCCCTCAAGGAGATCGAGGCGATGCCGATCTCCGCGCCCGACGAGGTGGAGGAGAGCGCGCTGATGTTCCGCCGCGAGTTTTTCGCGATGCGGAGGCTGCAGCACCCGTTCACGCTCAAGGTCTACGACTGCGGCATGCTCCCCTCGGGCAACCGCTACATCACGATGGAGCGCGTCGAGGGAGAGGACCTTCGCGCGCGCGTTCGCGACCAGCCGCTGGATTCGTCGGAGGCGTTCGGGCTGCTCATGCGGCTGGCGCAGACGCTCGCGTTCATCCACGCCCGGCTGTTCGTTCATTGCGACATCAAGGCCGACAACGTGCGGCTCTTCGCCGATGGCGGCATCAAGCTCATGGACTTCGGGCTGATGCACCAGCTCGGAACGCCGACCATGGGCCGGCTCTGGGGAACGGCCGCCTACATCGCGCCGGAATGGTTGTCCGGCGGCGCCATCGACGGGCGTGCGGACCTCTATTCACTCGGCGTGCTCGGGTTCTTCGCGGTAACGGGCCAGCACCCGTTCCATGGCGCGACGGTGCAGGAGCTGCTGCGCGCGCACCGTGAAACGCCGCCACCGGATCCGGCCTCGCTCCGGCCCGACGTGGATCCGGAGCTGTCGCGCATTCTGCTGCAGCTCCTCGCGAAGGATCCGACGGAGCGGTTTCAAAGCGCCACCGAGCTGATGGCCGCGCTCGCATCGGCCAGCGATGCCATCGCCTCGGAGGAGCCGCTGGCTGCGCGCGCGAGCTACCTGCACGTGCCCACCGTCGTGGGCCGCCAAAAGGAATCCGCGCAGCTCGAGCAGGCCCTGCATGCGGCGGAAAATGGCGAGGCGCGTGCGCTGTTCATCGCGGCGCCGGCCGGCACGGGAAAATCGCGGCTTTTGTCGGAGTTGGAGCTGCAGGCGAAGTTGTCCGACGTGGCGTTCGCCTTCGGGCAGTGCCACGCGGAGGGCCTCGCACCGCTGGCGCCGCTCAAACGCGCGCTGCGTCTCCTGCTGCCCATCACCTCGGCGGATTTGATCGACAGCATCCGCGAGCCGCTCGCGCCGCTGCTTCCCCCCGAGTACGGCGCGCCCGAGGGCGAACGCAAGGTGCGCGCGCCGGCGGAGGAGAAGCTGGTCGTCTTCGAGGCGCTCTCGCAATGGCTCAGCGAGCTGGCCAAGAACCGGCGCTTCGTCCTCTGCTTCGAAGATCTGCATTGGGCCGACGATGCGACGGTGGAGCACCTCAATGTCATCATCCGGGTGCTTCAGGGCACCCACGGCCTCGTATGCGGCACGTTCCGCTCCGACGAGCTGACCCGGCTTTCGCCGCTGTACCAACCGGTGTTCGCGGGTGCGGCGCAGATCCTCAAGCTGTCCCCGTTGTCGCGGGAGCACCTTCGGGAGCTGGTCGCACTGGCGCTGCCCGGGTTCGTGGTGCCCGAGGCCTTCGTGGCCAACCTGCACGCAGCCACCCACGGCAACGTCTTCTTCGCGACCGAGTGCCTGCGTGCACTCGTCGAGCAAGGTGCATTGCGTAGGCTCACCGGGCGGTGGTTCGCGCACGCCGATCTGGCCCATGTCCCCTTGCCTTCGAGCATCGGGGACGCGATTCAATCGAGGCTAGCGACCCTGTCGCCCGAGCAGCTCGAGTTTCTGCAGCGCACGGCGCCGGCCGGCCGCGTGCTGGACATGACCCTCGTGCGGGCAGCGGCGGAACTCGAGGACGAGAAGCTGTTCTCGGCCCTCGACGACGCCGTCGAGCGGCAATTTCTGCAGTACTCGGGTGGCCAGTATCACTTCACGCACGACACCGTCCACAAGACGATTTACGACGCCACGCCCGAGACGGATCGGCGCGTGCACCACGGGCGCATCGCCGAGCACCTCGAACGAACCGTGGGCAAGACGCCGGAAGGGGCGCGCGCATCCGGCTACCACTTCGCGCGGTCGCTCGAGCCTTCACGGGCGATTGCGCCGCTGCTCTTGGCGTCGAATCACCTGCTCGCCCACAGCGGTATGCTCGAGGGGTATCGCATTCTCAAGGAGGCCGAGGCGCTCTTGGAGAACGATCCGGCGTATCCGAATCGCACGGAGCTCCAAGTGTCCGCGTGGGGGAAGCTCATCGAAGTCGGCTACAGCAGCGACACGCCGGCCTCGTTCTTCTTCGCCGAGAAGCTCTTTACGTATTGGAGCAAGGCCGTCGATCTCGATCTGGGGCGTGACATCGTGCGTTCGCGCACGGCCGCCGAGGCGCGCGAGGCGTATCGCGAAATCCCGGTGCGCGCGAACATGACCGCCGAGGAAGCGTTCCTCAAGCGCGCCGAATACCGCATTTTGCAGAGCATCGCGCTGGCCATCATGGGGCGCACAGCGGAGTTTCAGAGCGTGCTGGCCAAGGCAGATGCCGACGGCGACAAAGATTCGCCGTTCCGTGCTGCGGCATACGTCGCCAAGGGCGGCCTGACGGCCCACACGGGGCACTTCGCCGGCATCGTGGACGAGATGATGGGGCACGTGCAGGTGCTGCGGAAGTTCCATCGCGAGAAGACGGCCGGGCCCGCGCGCCTTTCCTGGGCGCTGGCCATGGGCAGCTATTTCTTGAATATGAACTTGGCGCTGATGGGCAAAGAGACCGACCCTCACGCGACCGCGGACGGAATGTCCGTCGCGTCCGAGTTCGGATTCATCGAGCTACGGATTTACCATCTGTTCTCGCTCTTGGTGCGCAGCTCGTTCATTGGCGATCGGAGCAAGTTCGACCCGCTTTACGCGGAGATGAACGACTGGATGCGCCGCCTGGGGAACCCTTCCCTGCCCGAGCGAAACCTGGCGATCTACACGCCGCCGTATTACCTCGAACGGTGCGATGTCGAATTGGCCACGGCCATCGTGCAGCGCGGGGCGTACATCAGTGAACACGTGCTTCCCGGTGATGGGTGGCTCAAACTCTACGTGGCGGTCTACCGCGGTTGCCTGCTCGTGCTGCGAAGGGAGTACGACGCGGCCTACACGGCGTTGCAAGAGGCCATCGAGCTCGCACGCGCACGCGGTTTCCGAATGGAGACGTACGCGCTGGTCCACCTGTCGCGTCTGGAAAAGCTTCGCGGTCGAGATACCGCGGCGCGGGAAGCGGCGGAGCTCGCCCTAGCGCGGGCAACCGATCCGCTGTATGCCAACCCCTTCGATGAAATCATTGCTCGCCGAGCCATGGCCGACGTTTTGCCCGGTGCAGCCGGGGATCGTGAGCTCGAGCTCGCGCGGGATGTCGCGAGCGACTCGGGCAATGTGCTGCAACACGGGGTAACCTTACTAACTCTTGCGGAGCGTCGCTCGTGCGCGCATCCGGGCGGAGCATGTGCTCTTCTTTCCTTGGCTCAAAAGTACCTCACAGCGGCGGGGGCGAGTGTATGGCTCGAGCGAGCGGCCCAACTTCGCGGATCGTGGCAGTAG
- a CDS encoding FHA domain-containing protein, which produces MQSAGGRIIDVGTVRAHAMSLTRESFIREYPGYYLVVTAHPEALNIGYRTVNMTIENVRQSNFDNAFDIVPVVKAPQNPYPDRVSVGRATNCDIVLRDASVSKLHAHFHDFDKGPLRVIDLGSSNGTKVNNAPIEAQKPMVLEPGDTLQIGGAKARVADGDALYEFLR; this is translated from the coding sequence ATGCAGAGTGCAGGTGGTCGCATCATCGACGTGGGCACGGTACGGGCACACGCGATGTCGCTTACGCGCGAAAGCTTCATCCGTGAGTATCCTGGTTATTACTTGGTCGTAACGGCGCATCCGGAGGCGCTAAACATCGGATACCGCACGGTAAATATGACCATCGAAAACGTGCGGCAGTCGAACTTCGACAACGCGTTCGATATCGTCCCTGTGGTCAAAGCGCCGCAAAATCCGTATCCCGACCGGGTGTCGGTCGGGAGAGCCACGAACTGCGATATCGTCCTACGGGACGCGTCCGTATCCAAACTTCACGCGCACTTCCACGATTTCGACAAAGGACCGTTGCGCGTAATCGACCTCGGCTCGAGCAACGGCACCAAGGTGAACAACGCCCCCATCGAAGCCCAAAAGCCCATGGTGCTCGAGCCCGGCGACACCTTGCAAATCGGCGGAGCCAAAGCCCGCGTCGCCGACGGAGACGCCCTGTACGAGTTTTTGCGCTGA